A genomic window from Chlorobium phaeobacteroides DSM 266 includes:
- a CDS encoding serine O-acetyltransferase, with amino-acid sequence MMTISATDPDWSREKKISGRYEPAKELLAVIRSYQRFKSNRGFWGKIVTPFLVMQHRFWSAVSGADIPLNSNIGGGLMMPHPNGIVIHPEATIGPNCLLFQQVTIGTGGPKAGTPDIAGHVDIGAGAKILGGVTIGAHARIGANAVVLDDVPEHATAVGIPAKVFVQMKKNSHEKD; translated from the coding sequence CGCAACAGATCCTGACTGGAGCAGGGAAAAAAAGATTTCCGGTCGTTATGAACCGGCCAAAGAGCTCCTTGCTGTTATTCGCAGCTATCAGCGTTTCAAGTCGAATCGGGGTTTTTGGGGGAAAATAGTGACCCCGTTTCTTGTTATGCAACATCGCTTCTGGAGCGCTGTCAGCGGAGCGGACATTCCGCTCAACTCGAACATAGGCGGAGGACTCATGATGCCTCATCCAAACGGCATCGTTATCCATCCTGAGGCGACTATTGGCCCGAACTGCCTGTTATTTCAGCAGGTAACCATAGGAACAGGCGGGCCGAAAGCCGGCACCCCCGATATTGCCGGTCATGTTGATATCGGAGCCGGAGCCAAGATTCTTGGTGGCGTCACCATCGGCGCGCACGCCCGTATAGGGGCTAATGCTGTTGTTCTTGACGATGTGCCGGAACATGCAACGGCTGTCGGTATACCTGCAAAAGTTTTTGTGCAAATGAAAAAAAACAGCCATGAAAAAGATTGA